Part of the Candidatus Palauibacter soopunensis genome is shown below.
CGGCGCGTCGTCCCCGGGCGAGTTCGGCCAGGCGGGCAGCCTGCCCCGGTTCCGGCGCATCGCGAGCGGCTCCAGCCAGACCCGCGAGACCGAGCGCATCACGTTGCCGGCCAGGACGACGGCCGCGCCGGGCGCTAGGTAGTACCACGCGCGGATCGCCGCATGGATGCCCGGATCGTTCTGGGCGATCAGGTCGAGAAACGGGTTGCCGCCGACGGGCGGAAACGGCGCGAGCAACGCGCGCGCGGCGGTCGCCGCCAGGGCCGCCCCGGTGAGGACGAGCGTCCACGGCTTCATCGGCCGGACACCCTTCCCGGAGGGATCCCTGGCGCTGGAGCGACCCGTCGAGGCGGGGGGGCGAGTTGTGAAAACACGCTCGGCCCTACGCCGCACCGAGCCCTCGGCGAGGCGGGTCGCTCCAGCCACGGCCCCCGTGGCCCGTCCGGCGTCGGGCCGGCGGGCCGCGGGGCCGCAAGACGCCACCGCGCAAGCGGATGGACGGAAGGCCGCATGTGAATCGCCGGGGGCCGGATTCGTGAAACGACCCCCCGCGTCGTTTTCACGCCGCGGTTCGGCATTGCGAGCCCTCCGCTCATCGGTAGCGGACCCTTGCGAGGCGCTCGGTCCGCCAAGCGGCCCCGCGGTCGATCGATCCGCGCCCGCCCCGCCGGCGCGCCTGCTCCTCCAGCGCGACGCTGCGCTTCAGCGCCGCCTGGAGGCCGCCGAACTCCTCGAGGATGTGGACCGCGCCCTTGAGGATCGCCCGCTCGATCCGGGCGAGCTCCTCGGCCGCCCCGGCTTCGGGCTCGGCGGGACCGCCGGGCTCGGACCATCCTCGCGTCACCCGCCGCGCCCGGTCGAGCTCCCGCGCGGTGCGCGCGACGGCCACGACCTCGACCGACCGGCCAAGTCCCCGGAGCGCGCGCCAGAGCCCGCGGTGCGCCCGGCCCCACGAACGGAGCGCCGTCGAGGTCTCGTGGCCCGGATCGGTGTAGACGAACAGAGCGCGGGCCGAGTCGAGCGCGACCGGCAGCTTCACGGGGAAGTAGCGGCGGGTGGTGCGGGCGGCGCCCCGGTACACGCGCACGGGCAGCAGCGAGCGTTCGATGCCGAGCGCCTCGAACGCGGACACCTTCTCCTGCTCCGTGGGGAGCCAGGGCAGGTCCGTGTGCTCGATCACGTAGTCGAGCGACAGCAGGCGGCGCAGAAGCACTTCGGTCGAAGCGCCGCGGCGGTGGCGGATGTGCTCGGCTCCGAGCGCCCGGTAGACCGGGCGGGCGAAGATCCGGCCGACCCGGCCCATGCCGGCGACGCCGGGCTCCGTCTCCTCGCTCGCGACGCGCTCAGCGATCAGGGCGTGGACGCCGCGCCGGACCTGTTCCGGGTGCGCGCCCATGAACCGCGCCCACTGCGCGCGGGTGAACACGCCGCTGTGGAGACACACGAGCGCGACCCATTCGGCCTTCCTGCCCGTCCAGCCGAAGGCTTCGAGCGCCTTCTCGCGGCCCTTGAGATGCGCGATCATCGCTCGTCTCCCGTCACGAGCGCCCGGTCGGCCCGCATGTAGGTGACGAGGAGCCCCATCGGGTTGTGGACGACGAGTTCGTTCGGGATCGAGTCGAGGAACTCGAACCGGAGCGTGAGCGACCAGCGCTCGCGCCGCAGTTCCTGCTCGCCCCTCAGATGCACGAGGTCGAAGTCGGCCGTCGCGCCGTGCGGCGGCTCGGGCGCGGGGTGGATGCGGAGCACCACCTGCTCGACCTCGGTCTCGGCCTCGGCGGTGCCCGCCGCCACGCCCGCGACCTCCGCGCCGTCTCTCTGGAACGCGGCGTTCGCGAGATCCGTCGAGAGGAACCGGAGGCTCCGGGTCCATTGCTCCTGCGCGGTCGCGCGGCGGCGCGAGTGGAAGTCGTGGACGAACCGGTTCAGGAAGTACTTCGTGGTCGGGTCGAGCGGATCGGCCTGCGCGGTTGCGGCCTCGTAGGCCAGCGCCTCGGCGCGGCCCACCTCGTCCACGCGGATGACGATGGGCTTGGGCGGCTCCGCGCCCGCGATCCTCAGCAGCACGAAGACGCCGAGCACGCAGCTCGCCGAGAGGAAGATGAGGATGGTCCGCAGCTTCCGGTTCGCCTGCACGGCCTCGCCCCAGATCTCGGCGTACTCGCGGCCCGCGTCACGGTCTCGTTTCATCATCGGTGTCTCCTTGGGGCTCAGACGGGCTTGACGGGAGCGGCGGCCTTGCTCGCCCCCTGCATGACGAGCGCGACGAACCCGGACCCGGCGGAGCCGGAGCCGGACACGAGCATCGAGGCGAGCTCGCCGACCTTGAGCCCGGCCATCAGGCCGGAGACGACGAGCGGCATGAGGACGACGGCCCAGAGCCATAGCTCGAACGGGTCCGCCGTGCCGGTGGCCATCA
Proteins encoded:
- a CDS encoding VirB8/TrbF family protein, coding for MMKRDRDAGREYAEIWGEAVQANRKLRTILIFLSASCVLGVFVLLRIAGAEPPKPIVIRVDEVGRAEALAYEAATAQADPLDPTTKYFLNRFVHDFHSRRRATAQEQWTRSLRFLSTDLANAAFQRDGAEVAGVAAGTAEAETEVEQVVLRIHPAPEPPHGATADFDLVHLRGEQELRRERWSLTLRFEFLDSIPNELVVHNPMGLLVTYMRADRALVTGDER